The DNA region aTACTCCCCTagcttttcaaaataaataaattctccCAAAAGAAAGTTATTTATAATGTTGAATAATTGTTAAACTTGACCGTGATAACCTGGGACatcttttagaataaaatttttacATTCAATTTTGAATCAGCCTGTTTTTATCATTATTctttttcacaaaacaaacttaaacttTATATTGGTACCTAGAACCGACTGGTTACACGATTCAAGTTTGAATAAAGCAGCTAGTGCAGGTTTATTGATTTCGTGATTTGATATGTAAGCCAAATATGCAAATGTAGTCTCTTTCTATTTGGAATTAAACATTACTCTTTATTTTGATGTTATGAATCCAAATTTATATACAAAATAGTTTGCATTCAACTTATAATGCTCAGCTAAGGGAGGGAAACCCCTCTCTTGGCAACGTGGAGAACATTACATTATTCATGGTGATTTCTATGAACTAAACGAACTTTTGTTGTTGGCTTGTAGTAATTTGGTTCCAATATCGAAGATTTCATTTCATGCTATGCACAATCAGCTCACAACTTTGATAGAGAATAATCCAAGGCATCCACAAGAAAATCTGCACACGCGGAGAATAGTCAGTGAAATGCAATGGCTATTTTGCTTGGAAAAAGGCtccaaaataaaatctggagTCTGCATCTAAGTTGAGAGATCGGGACACAACCATACCTGCATCATCTTTGGAGAAACACATTGGTGGCTTGATCCTGAAAACATTGCCATGAAGTCCTCCTTTCCCAACTAGCACACCAAGCTCTTCAATGAATATACAAATAATTCGTTAGACGGTTTGGAAGTTATTTTTGGAAAAGAAGGCTTCggatgcataaaataaaatggttCCTTGTCTAACCTCTGAGTTTTTCAAACACGACAGCAGTTTCAGCCTTTGCGGGTGTCTTGTTGTCTCGGTCAGTGACCAACTCTATGCCTACCATTAGGCCCCTTCCCCTTACATTTCCTATGACTGGCacatgatataataataatgagaatAATCAACAAAAACAGCAGAAACATTCTTGTGTAAATGTACCATAAATGAAGtgtattacaaaataaataaataaaaactaaggccttgtttgttttctgttttctcaattttatttgtcTCCCAAGTATAATTGAAAGTGTTTGTCTCTTGGACACATTTCTGTTTTCTAAAAGTTGTCTCTAGAGGCACTTGAAGATACAAAAGAGAATGAGAAAACATCTTCCAgcttctgtatttttttttgtttttaaaacagTATTTtgtaaaagatttaaaaaaatatattttttgaacaaGATATTGATTGCTGAGTAGTGTGGAATTgctttagaaaacaaaacaagtgAGAAGAGAATCGATTAGACCCTAACTATTTTGGGGGTGttaaattcaagacaacatACTGTCATGTCTTTCCATGAGAAATCTCAATCGTTCAAGCAAATGAGATCCAACATCGGCACAGTGAGCTTGACGCTTCTCCTTATCAAGAACCCTAAGCACTGCAAGTCCACCAGCAGAGCAAACGGGGTTCCCACCAAAGGTATTAAATTGAATCTTTTGGGCCAACACACTTGCAATTTCTGGAGTTGTAACTACAGCTCCTAATGGCAGACCATTGCCAATACCCTGATACAAATTAACATGAGATATGATGAAATAGCAGCAGAAGATATGAAGGTTAAAAAGTGAGAACAAAATAAATTCCATAATAAAATATggcagaaaaaaaatacatactttAACGAAAAcataccaaaaacaaaatatcttacactgaaaattaaaagaaaaacatgaagaatataatgcatgatgaaCGGCATAAGATATAAATAATGTTGCCCTTCAAATGCATGATTAAGGTATCAAGGTTTCAGTAACTAGTAAAACAATGATATAGATGGTACAGACCTTTGCCATGGTAACTATATCAGGAATGACACCCTGTGTCTCAAATCCCCAATAATGGCTTCCTGTTCGACCAAACCCAGTTTGAACTTCATCGGCAATGCAGACACCACCAGCCTTATGTATAATGTCATAAACAAGTTTCAAATACCCTGGTGCCAGTTCAACAGCTCCTCCAACTCCCTAGAATAAGTCATGaagaaaaagtaaacaaaaaaggtAATGTGATGTTCTAAATGccatttaaatattaaacaagATAGATTACACATACCTGCATTGTTTCAGCTATAAATCCAGCAACTTTTCCAGAAGTTCCATAGTCAATATGGTCTTGGACATCATTTGCATAACTAGCAGCATCTGCACCAAAGGCTCCACGATATGGATCTGGATTCATAACGTGATGAACATGGCCCTAAAAGGTTTAAATCATTGTAAGAATAGTTTCCATGTAGGATCAACCAATCAATTGAATATACAGACAAACCTCTGGAATTGGGTATTTCCACGTGTTCAGAGCAGTCAAACCAAGTGTACTAGAACTCCCCCCATGATATGCATTTCTCAAAGAAATCATACCAAGACTACCAGTATATAAACGGGCCATCATCATTGCTAATTCATTTGCTTCTGAACcagaatttacaaaataaacaacctgcaatttaaaatcatgtttttaacTGTCATCAATTAGGATCCTTGATTCCTTGTCAAAAGAATTCTAGCCAGATTAAAAAACTGAACATTACATTTCTCAAATGAATGTATGACAAGGAGGAAGGCTCCCGCATCCCCCTTCCTCTCAttcactaaaaaattattaaccaaCAGAAGAAATGAAACAGAAATCAACAACATGGAGAAACTGTCACTGTTTTGGAGGCAAGGTAATGCTAAGCCATATCATTGATAATAATGGTTTTAAATTATGGTTGCGGTGAGTAAAAAAAACCTTTATGTTTGCGGGGAATAGATGGAAAATGCCGCTAATGCGACCACAATTGCAGTTGTACTGGGTCAAAAATCCTTTAGATTATGACTGCAATTGCGGTTATGGAtagcaatttaaaaatatattatcaggCACTTCAAGAATGAGAGGCATAATGCAATCATACAGTAAAATATTCGAGGAATAAGAAAAACAGACCTTAAGGTTTCCAGGCATTTTTGCTGCCAATGACTCAGCAAAATCACCTATTGTATGATGTAGATATATGGTTGTAGCATGCTGCAGAAGTTTGCTCTGCTCCGTGATGGCATTCAAGATTTCAGGGTGGCAATGTCCGCAAGAAACAGTAACTATCCCCGCAAATGCATCAAGGTAACGCCTCCCACTATCATCATACAGATATTGCATCTTCCCTTCCACGATATTCAGCTAtacattcaaaatttgaatcacACCTCAATTGCAAGGCATAATTACTTGAAATAAACAAATCAATGAAAAAGAGACATCAAGGGACTATATGATTTTCTTCTcacttttttgtttcaaatattAACCTTGACTGAGGAGCACTGTTCcggtacaaaaaaaaaatatgaaaaaaaaatccaacattGTTTAGGAATCATGAAACCTACAAGAAAGTCAAAGCGAACAATCACTCAAAAGTCAAAAGTGGCAAGCCTAACAATGCAGCTGCTTGAGATCGGAACGGTTTTCAAaacaagtgttttaaaaaaaagtgagagatGTTTTTTCATTTCAAGAGTATAAGAAACAAacttttagaaggaaaaaaatgtgtttaggagaaaaacaaattttagaaaaatagatACCTTGCTAAATCCGTAAATCTTTGCCTGGTCGGAAACGCATCGACACTACgcgaaaacaaataaataaaagaaagcaGAAAAGGCTTCGAGGATGCTGAGGTGGTCGGTGTTGATTTCGGAGACTCACAGGTTTCTTATAGTAGTGGAAGACGGAAGGACCGAGGAACGTTTTGCGCTTGGCGAGGACTTCATCGGCGAAGGGACCGTTGTAAGGGTGCGGCTGGTGATCGAACGGCGGGAGCTGCGGCGGAGGAGACGCGACGATgtcggcggcggcggcgggTCGGAGAGAGGAAAAGCACGCGCGTAGCTTGGCGATTGCAATGGTTCTCTTGAGTGGCCTCTGCATCGCCGCCATAGCTGGTTTGGTTAGTTGGGTTCTGATTTTGCGATGAACTCAAACTCGAGGGAGGGtgggtttatatatataaacagtGGTATTATTTTATTACCGTGTTTGTGTTGTAGCGAGTGAGTGAGTCACGAGTTACTCTGACACGCGACGCGAGGATTGTGAGCATATATACAAATACaactcagagagagagagagagaaggccAATGCATGTGTGATTGTGTTGTGAAACTGAAATTTGGTGGCGTTTGTTGAGGGAGGGAATGCATGCTGACGTGGAGAGAAATCTAGACGAGTCCCCCTCGTACGaagaatcaaatattttaacgttagaaatagaaaaagatcTCCTGTTCCATTTTCAAGGTTAAACACTTTTTTATCACGATAATCAAATGATGATTTTTTAccattaaattgaattttaatattcttaaaatagaGAAACAATTTTCCTGTTGTTTAGCCTGTTTTAAAATTACatgattcaataaaaaaaaaacttttattacACTAGTACTACCCAAAACGATATTAATATTACACTACGTTATGCTCTTacgtttacaaaaaaaaattgtaataaacaCACTTTTCTGTTTTCATAGATTTAAGtatatagtattttattttttaatttctgtcaGAGACAAGTAAAGGTTGGATACAAATTTTTTCCCTCAATCAAATatctaaataatttaatcttaacTTCATAAAAGTATATTACTATTAAGCCATTACTTAGACTACTAagttaattagtgaaatttattatatattataacataAGAAGAAAGGCAATATAGTATTTGCATATCTTATAACAGAAAAATGTACTTTATTTTAGCAGTATTAAGTTATCCTCTCTTATTTCGATtacaagtaaaaataatattttttatattcgtcttaaatataaataaatataaaaaattatcttatttaataagttGAGATATTCCTCATTTAAttgagatttaatttttaataattcttttttatttttgactccaagttctaaggaaaagtagtttaagaaaaaatatatattttaaatgagattgacacaattaaaaaatcataggCAACTTTCTTAAGCAtaagttaatattaattttcacacttatttgattttattatttcttttttgaagTGTTTGCCCGCATAATTCTGGATCAGATATGGTGGTTAGTTAAagttttaatgattttaagatTTGAAACTCTAGCCCAGTTGTTTTTTAAAAGCGTTAGAGTTAAGATTTACAGCAAATTACAGAAAAAAATTCTTGAGATTTGCTTTATTTATAAATCTTtccttcttttaaaattattacatcaGCATTTCTTACTATAATCATATTAAGTtgccattttaaaattaaaagatatttatattaattttttaatttgattttagattGTTAAGTGAACCAATCAGAGAGAAAGTAGAATTGTGATgactcttcttccttcttttgggtgcAGGCAGAGGGGAGTGACGCTCGTCGTTGTCGTGCCGTGTTTTCTCTTCCACAATGGTATTAGGCACGTTTTTTCTCCATGACCATTGTACAAGGCGCATTCTCCTTATAGTGGTGATAGGTAAGTTCTTgatgtttttaaaatgttacaCATGTCACGTGTTCCCCCTCTTCTCTTTCACTTGTTgaaatgtaatataaaaaagtagTTGGACATTTCAATatcatcaaaaataaaaaataaaaagatcaacatgataataaatattaaccCACTTAAACAAACTAACATCAACTTTACTGCAGTCAATAATAATGGGTTAAAGATAAGAGTTTTAAACGAAAAAAGAAAGTGAGAATAATTTTaagattgaatttttaataaaaattaagtatttatcgtgtaattaaaaaataaatgaagttaACATTCAGCATAACTATAacaatattacaaaattaaaggTTTTATATAATGTCAACAAAAGGAAGAAAGACCTGCATAAATAAtgcatatcttttaaaaaaaatcattatgagAATTATCTGGTATCATAAAAATACTCTCAGTTTGTAGAAAATAtgattcttttgtaaaaaaaataaaaaatattctcacAGTACTAAATATAATTCCAACGATGTTATGTCCGTTCTTAAAGTCATAGTCAGGATCTCTTGGTTTAAATATTAAGAAAGGCaagtaacatgtttttttttttcttttttaaatatatattttattattgattgtaaatcttaaaatttgtttaacaaTTGCCTTTcctacttatataatttttttaaaaacaactaATAACAATGTGAGtatgaaaaaagtgtattagaATTAAAGagatttaattcaattaattaataggaTGTATTAgtgttgtaaatatttatttaatttttatggataaaaaagatATGTTAAAAAGTGTAACACTTTTCTTAAACATTCTGTTAACCTTAAGGTTAATttgaagtaattaaaattaaaaaatattaaaaataattatatgataataaatttaaggCTTTTTAGTAGGGATAACAAATGGGTTCAACACATTAAATGTGTCTGAACTTTGGATACCCATCAGTATCATGCTTGACGGGTACATATAAGCACAAAAGTAATACACTAgttgcatttgaaaaaaaaagtaaatgctgataaatgtttttttttaaatattgattaagaaattaaaagaattttttttattgaaatatgtaaaattatgttatttgtgatttttattgatttttatatgaaatattttttcattttaactcCTTAAATAATGTTCTACGAATATTGGTTGAAGGATAGAAATGAGGCCGATTGACTAAACAATTTGTCCTACTTGATCACCAATATTTAAGGTATATacgaaaattttatattttatataattaaaaaaataaaaaaatatatgcatataaaatgataatgaaatatttaattcacaaataatTTATCAGTAAAGTCCTCGAACATTTCTtcatcataaaagaaaaaaaaaacatgttatctAAACACACACATGTGTGTGTTTTTTCTGAACACAGACGTGTGTGTTTAGAAGTTAAGATTAAGACGATGATTATGATCTGAAGAATGAGACCATGTTTGATGGGAATGTAGCTGTCTTACACACAGATGGGGCTATGCATTGCACGATAAACAAACCAAGATTGGTGATTCATTATTGAATCAGAATCCATGGATCTTATCCGCGACGCACAAAAACAAGGAAACACCGTATTATTTTGTCCAGTTGAACTActactatatttatattttatagacCCCAACCTTCTCCATGTTCGGTGCTACAGTACAGTGGTCGCATTCTATCTCCGTTCACCAATCACTGTCCTTTACATACATAGGGAAATGTTATcttttttactctctttttctcttgattctgCGGGAAATGTTACTATCTTCTACTATGTCCCATTTATAAGACGTCGTTTGATTAATTTATACTTATCAagaaattgattaattattttgaatttttatatcttaattgtttatcaatattttaaagGGATTTGTTATAATAGCAATATgtatctttttactttttttctctctaaattattgattttcttaACTGGAAGtttagaataaattaaattttatttgaacgGCATAAAATCATTGTGGACAGTAAAACTTTATTTCTCATAATTGTTTATTGTTGTATTCCcgttcaaataataataaataaaacacttgccttgaaACCCATTTTGTTACGTGTTTAGTTGTTCTTTGTTACAAGTTACAATCAAGGAGAGAAACtcgttttgaaaattgtttttgttgCCTTGAACAGACAGACAGTGCGCTGCGGCTGTGGCGATTGGaaagaattttgatttttttttccagcaCTTTACCTTTTCTCACCCTAGTTTGTCAATTGAGTAATTCTTATAAGgttggatgaaaataaaattcctaGCAACCCATTCAagctgaaaaaatattaaaatttaggcTTGTGTTTTTACtcccaattttataatttatgaaaaaatttatttccaataaattaatttgatacatCTTGCCttcaatttttaagaaaactgTAATTTTTATTGTCCTTTTATCCATTAATAAGCAAAAAACTTAAGACAAAACttatcaaaagataaaaaaatttaagtaaaaaatataattatattaaaagtaaattgaagaaagataaaattcataaattaaaaataaaatacatcaaattgatttgttaaaataaaaaatacaattaaacctaaaatttaGAGGACCACCACAACCATAGTGTGGGATAGTACAAAAATAGATTTTCTTCATTCTACTTTCCGTGCAGTTTTGCTAAGATTTTAATTTGTGGACCCGTGACCAGTTACTTCAtttttgtagtatttttttcgGAGGAGATAATTGGGCATCAAACGTAAATAACTCTTATAGTATAGATTCAAACCTTTTTCTCTCGCCTTATGAGAGGTGAATCCTTGTAGCATATggcaaaagataaattttttccTAATCATAAATTTTGGAAAAGTCAATTCCCCTAAATTATGATTActgaaaacatataaaatacatTTGTTTAGTCTTAAAAATTTTCATTCAGTTAGAAAAATTAGATTTCCATCCctctttatgattttttttttcagaaatatgaactaaaattaattctcatacatcataattttttgatattttttttattaatggtaAACTAAACGTAAgaattataatttcttaatttagGATTCTGGAAAAGTTTTTACTTTACGTCTAACAAATATTCCCTTAGATCTAActcttcttgattattttttaattgtaaattaataataaaaggtaggcattcttttattttaaacactagtactattattttttatcacatcATATAATTTGTAATATGTATCTCTATATTTCATTAGGTGttaaataggtggtgtgatgtccacaaattaattataatgcaTAGTTGATAATTTGTCATAACAACAGCATAAaggtaatttctgattgaaccaGGAATTTCTGGCCCTCAAATTTTGAAAACAGCAAATAGTATCTGCATAGTTAGAAGATGAAGTCACTAGACACTAATCACCTGAaccgactttttttttttcctttcatttaccAGTGAATAATCTGCATATGCCATAACTTTTACTTGTTATTTACTAGCGAGTGTTATTTGTATTAtacgaatttttttaaattcatgaaatataaaaaatatatttaacataaaattatttaaaactataagGTAAGAATAcataattaagttaaataaataGACGAGTAGttgatttttcataatttttttaaaataataaatttaaaattataaacagcTGAAATTTAcagataaaaaggaaaattttaacattaaaattaattatctctAGAGCCTAAACCATTATGATATAAGAAAAAACACCTTagtatcgaaaaaaaaaaagaaaaaacaccttttatatatttttcattaaaaaataattaacaaataatagttatttttaagtACCAAAATCAAATGTTAAACTGTAGTGAAATGTGTCTTTGATATGAATACGAAAATGAGatgaattgttttgaaaaattcaaatttagaaattggttttgttttgttttaggaAAAGGATATTGAcgtcaaattcaaaaaataggtaaaaagataagtgataagTCATAGAGTTTTTGACAAAGAATGAGGGAaagctctcaaaaaaaaaaaattcaaactttcattaaaaaaattcaaactttcaTTCAGACTCAAATATGCCTCAGCTACAaagtttcaattatttaaagGCTAGACTTCCTTCTAACATTCCACTTGTAATTAATTTCCACTTAGAAATAAAACTCCACTAACCACTATAATAACTTGGAAAACCTCAAAACATTAAAAGTGACACAAAATATTTCAAGAGTTgaacttattataaaaaaataaaatataaaaattataggaaaattaaaaaatgggcTTTAATTAGTTCTTTAACCCAAAAGCTATGTAATCTATCCAAACAAACTTCAACCCATATTTACATCTTGAATATAAACTCTAAGTCTCATTATGCTCTTCAAATTATTGTTTGTAAGTTTGCTGAATTTATCTTCAAGTTATAGAAATGAgacaattttttgtttgagCACTTGCATGATTAAACTTTGGAAAGACTTATTAGTTCTTTTTAGCCTTACTTTGATCATTGAGCCTTTCatctattgaaaaaaaaagtatttgaagTGATTGGACCTTTGCTATATCATATTAGCCTTCCAGAGAGCGAAGGATGTCAGTGAAGAATAATGGGATTTTGTAGGataatttacattttctttTCCGGAAATATGTTTAAACTACTTGTCCTCTTCtgtaatttcaaaaattaatactTCATTCTAATGAGAatgaatatattaaagataGAAAGTTAATTCAAGCATCTGTATAATTCAcactttatttaaatatatagagGTGGATTTTCACGACTAGCTTATTAAAAGAGTCCAATCATCAAATACTCCTAAGTGAACAACAGAAGTTTTCAACAAATTCTTTCATTACTCGGTTATTTTCAGTACTGTGCAGAAAACATGACAAGTCAATCTTTTTAGTAATGATTTCAAATTACATCAGAAGGATAATTGTACATGAATTATCAATAACATCATTGATAATAACTCAATTTTGTTAGTTACAGATTTACACATTGCTTTCCAGCAGCAAGTCTGCTCTTTTTGGATTGGTTGTCATCAACTAATTAGCTTTGGCAGCTGTCAGGTCTGAAGCGTTCTTCATTTCATAGACCATAGTGCCAAGACAAGGGGCAATGAGCTGGAAAATGGAAATACATCCATACCTATGAACAAAAATGAACCCGGTCATAAAAAGGCAAAGTCGGACAACATGTGAAGCCTAGGCAATAGGATCTTATATGTCTATCTCATTGTAGGTTAAACTTCATTAAAATGCGTTTAGTGCTTCATTTGAAACTggcaaacaagaaaaaaaaaacatgtttaagtGAACAGATACAACTTAAAAGTGAACAGACACAACTTAACGAAACCAAAAACAAATACAGTGAAGAATAAAATTACATTCTGTTGGTCTCATAAATTTCTTTACAAGATAACAAATAAAGCAAATCATAAGAAATCAATTTTATACACAGACCAGCaatgaaaaattaaacacaTCTAAGGAAAATAAGCAAACATCATCTCTCGCATTCTTGTTTCTTTTGCcctaagaatattaattttcaGCAACAGATGTCAATTTAACCAAGTATTTTAAATTGCCTAAAGTTGCCCCAGGTTTCATAGTTGTGGCTTCCTAAGTTATTAAAGTTACttgcataaattatttataataaaggaTAATTCTTCAGAGCTTATCATCTGAAAACCAAAAACAAGCCTGAGTTTGAAATTAAGGTCATTGGTCAGTACAGGAACAGAGAAGTAGCATCTCATAAAATGAGTTATTTAACTTCAAGTAAATAGCATCattatgaaaagtaaaaaaaggaaagtgATGTCATATGATGACCAAGGGAAAATCCATTCGTCAGAAGAATCAGTAAGATGTAAAATAGAATGACCGAGAAGTGATGGCAAAGTGATAAGCATACCATCTCACGAGAACTGAGCTGTTTGTATGCAAGTCATCGATGAGCCAAAATATTCTTCACACCAGTTGCCAACTTTGCAAAATCTTGGGGGTTGTTTGAGTCAGTAGCGGCATAAGCAGATTCTGAATTTGATGCGTTTGAATCAGTTGCAGCATTAGCAGATTCTGAATTTGATGCGTTTGAATCAGTTGCAGCATTAGCAGATTCTGAATTTGCTGTGTTTGAATCAGTTGCAGCATTAGCAGATTCTGAATTTGCTGGTAAAGACGCAACAGCACCCAAAGCATCCAAGAAGAACCTCTTATTTGGGATAATACCATCTTTATCCATATGCTTCAGCAATTTATCAAGAAGCTCCTTCTGGTTGGCTTTAGCGTAAGCCTTATAAAGAAGTTTAAATGTTGATGAATCAGGATGTATTTTTATACTAATTGCTCTTTC from Glycine soja cultivar W05 chromosome 8, ASM419377v2, whole genome shotgun sequence includes:
- the LOC114421900 gene encoding alanine--glyoxylate aminotransferase 2 homolog 1, mitochondrial-like isoform X1; protein product: MAAMQRPLKRTIAIAKLRACFSSLRPAAAADIVASPPPQLPPFDHQPHPYNGPFADEVLAKRKTFLGPSVFHYYKKPCRCVSDQAKIYGFSKLNIVEGKMQYLYDDSGRRYLDAFAGIVTVSCGHCHPEILNAITEQSKLLQHATTIYLHHTIGDFAESLAAKMPGNLKVVYFVNSGSEANELAMMMARLYTGSLGMISLRNAYHGGSSSTLGLTALNTWKYPIPEGHVHHVMNPDPYRGAFGADAASYANDVQDHIDYGTSGKVAGFIAETMQGVGGAVELAPGYLKLVYDIIHKAGGVCIADEVQTGFGRTGSHYWGFETQGVIPDIVTMAKGIGNGLPLGAVVTTPEIASVLAQKIQFNTFGGNPVCSAGGLAVLRVLDKEKRQAHCADVGSHLLERLRFLMERHDIIGNVRGRGLMVGIELVTDRDNKTPAKAETAVVFEKLRELGVLVGKGGLHGNVFRIKPPMCFSKDDADFLVDALDYSLSKL
- the LOC114421900 gene encoding alanine--glyoxylate aminotransferase 2 homolog 1, mitochondrial-like isoform X2, with the protein product MAAMQRPLKRTIAIAKLRACFSSLRPAAAADIVASPPPQLPPFDHQPHPYNGPFADEVLAKRKTFLGPSVFHYYKKPLNIVEGKMQYLYDDSGRRYLDAFAGIVTVSCGHCHPEILNAITEQSKLLQHATTIYLHHTIGDFAESLAAKMPGNLKVVYFVNSGSEANELAMMMARLYTGSLGMISLRNAYHGGSSSTLGLTALNTWKYPIPEGHVHHVMNPDPYRGAFGADAASYANDVQDHIDYGTSGKVAGFIAETMQGVGGAVELAPGYLKLVYDIIHKAGGVCIADEVQTGFGRTGSHYWGFETQGVIPDIVTMAKGIGNGLPLGAVVTTPEIASVLAQKIQFNTFGGNPVCSAGGLAVLRVLDKEKRQAHCADVGSHLLERLRFLMERHDIIGNVRGRGLMVGIELVTDRDNKTPAKAETAVVFEKLRELGVLVGKGGLHGNVFRIKPPMCFSKDDADFLVDALDYSLSKL